Proteins encoded within one genomic window of Manis pentadactyla isolate mManPen7 chromosome 4, mManPen7.hap1, whole genome shotgun sequence:
- the PSMD3 gene encoding 26S proteasome non-ATPase regulatory subunit 3: MKQEGSARRRGADKAKPPPGGGEQEPPPPPAPQDVEMKEEATAGGGSTGEADGKAAAAEHSQRELDTVTLEDIKEHVKQLEKAVSGKEPRFVLRALRMLPSTSRRLNHYVLYKAVHGFFTSNNATRDFLLPFLEEPMDTEADLQFRPRTGKAASAPLLPEVEAYLQLLMVIFLMNSKRYKEAQKISDDLMQKISTQNRRALDLVAAKCYYYHARVYEFLDKLDVVRSFLHARLRTATLRHDADGQATLLNLLLRNYLHYSLYDQAEKLVSKSVFPEQANNNEWARYLYYTGRIKAIQLEYSEARRTMTNALRKAPQHTAVGFKQTVHKLLIVVELLLGEIPDRLQFRQPSLKRSLMPYFLLTQAVRTGNLAKFNQVLDQFGEKFQADGTYTLIIRLRHNVIKTGVRMISLSYSRISLADIAQKLQLDSPEDAEFIVAKAIRDGVIEASINHEKGYVQSKEMIDIYSTREPQLAFHQRISFCLDIHNMSVKAMRFPPKSYNKDLESAEERREREQQDLEFAKEMAEDDDDSFP, encoded by the exons ATGAAGCAGGAGGGCTCGGCGCGGCGCCGCGGCGCGGACAAGGCGAAGCCGCCACCCGGCGGAGGAGAGCAAGAAccaccgccgccgccggccccccAAGACGTGGAGATGAAAGAGGAGGCGACGGCGGGTGGCGGGTCAACGGGGGAGGCTGACGGCAAGGCGGCGGCGGCTGAGCACTCCCAGCGAGAGCTGGACACCGTCACCTTGGAGG ACATCAAGGAGCATGTGAAGCAGCTGGAGAAGGCAGTGTCCGGCAAGGAGCCACGATTCGTGCTGAGGGCCCTGCGGATGCTGCCTTCCACATCACGCCGCCTCAACCACTATGTTCTGTATAAGGCTGTGCATGGCTTCTTTACCTCAAATAATGCCACTCGAGACTTCTTGCTgcccttcctggaagag CCCATGGACACAGAAGCCGATTTACAGTTTCGTCCCCGAACAGGAAAAGCTGCATCCGCACCCCTCTTACCCGAAGTGGAGGCCTATCTGCAGCTCCTCATGGTCATCTTCCTGATGAACAGCAAGCGCTACAAAGAG GCACAGAAGATCTCTGATGACCTGATGCAGAAGATCAGCACGCAAAACCGCCGGGCCCTAGACCTTGTGGCTGCAAAGTGTTACTACTATCACGCCCGGGTCTATGAGTTCCTGGACAAGCTGGATGTGGTGCGCAG tTTCTTGCATGCTCGGCTCCGGACAGCCACCCTTCGGCATGATGCAGACGGGCAGGCCACCCTGCTGAACCTCCTGCTGAGGAACTACCTACACTACAGCTTGTATGACCAAGCGGAGAAGCTGGTGTCCAAGTCCGTGTTCCCTGAGCAGGCCAACAACAACGAGTGGGCAAGGTACCTCTACTACACAG GGCGAATCAAGGCCATCCAGTTGGAGTACTCAGAGGCCCGGCGAACAATGACCAATGCCCTTCGCAAGGCCCCTCAGCACACAGCTGTTGGCTTCAAACAGACA GTGCACAAGCTTCTGATTGTGGTGGAGCTACTGCTCGGGGAGATCCCAGACCGGCTGCAGTTCCGTCAGCCATCCCTCAAGCGCTCGCTCATGCCCTACTTCCTTCTGACCCAAG CTGTCAGGACAGGAAACCTAGCCAAGTTCAACCAGGTCCTGGATCAGTTTGGAGAGAAGTTTCAAGCAGATGGGACCTACACCCTAATCATCCGACTACGGCACAATGTCATTAAGACGG gGGTACGAATGATCAGCCTCTCCTATTCCCGCATCTCCCTGGCCGACATCGCCCAGAAGCTGCAGCTGGATAGCCCAGAAGACGCAGAGTTTATTGTTGCCAAG GCCATCCGGGATGGCGTCATTGAGGCCAGCATCAACCACGAGAAGGGCTACGTCCAGTCCAAGGAGATGATTGATATCTACTCCACCCGAGAGCCCCAGCTAGCGTTCCACCAGCGCATCTCCTTCTGCCTGGATATCCACAACATGTCCGTCAAG GCCATGAGGTTTCCTCCCAAATCGTACAACAAGGACTTGGAGTCTGCAGAG GAACGGCGCGAGCGAGAGCAGCAAGACTTGGAGTTTGCCAAGGAGATGGCAGAAGATGACGATGACAGCTTCCCTTga
- the CSF3 gene encoding granulocyte colony-stimulating factor, with the protein MKLIALQLLLWHSALWTVQEATPLAPAGSLPPGFLLKCLEQVRKIQADGAALQERLCTTHKLCHPEELVLLGHSLGIPQAPLSSCSSQALQLTGCLSQFHSGLVLYQGLLRALAGISPESAPTLDTLQLDVADFATYIWQQMEDLGLAPAVQPTQGTLPTFTSAFQRRAGGVLVASNLQSFLEPAYRVLRHLAKP; encoded by the exons ATGAAGCTGATAG CCCTGCAGCTGCTGCTCTGGCACAGTGCACTCTGGACGGTGCAAGAGGCCACCCCGCTGGCCCCTGCTGGCTCCCTGCCCCCGGGCTTCCTGCTTAAGTGCTTAGAACAAGTGAGAAAGATCCAGGCTGATGGCGCTGCgctgcaggagaggctg TGCACCACCCACAAGCTGTGCCACCCTGAGGAGCTGGTGCTGCTCGGACACTCTCTGGGCATCCCCCAGGCTCCCCTGAGCAGCTGCTCCAGCCAGGCCCTGCAGCTG ACGGGCTGCCTGAGCCAATTCCACAGTGGCCTCGTCCTCTACCAGGGCCTCCTGCGGGCCCTGGCAGGGATCTCCCCGGAGTCAGCCCCCACCTTGGACACGCTGCAGCTGGATGTCGCTGACTTTGCCACCTACATCTGGCAGCAG ATGGAAGACCTGGGGTTGGCCCCTGCTGTGCAGCCCACCCAGGGCACCCTGCCCACCTTCACCTCTGCCTTCCAGCGCCGGGCAGGAGGTGTCCTGGTGGCCTCCAACCTGCAGAGCTTCCTGGAGCCGGCATACCGTGTTCTGCGTCACCTTGCCAAGCCCTGA
- the GSDMA gene encoding gasdermin-A: MTMFENVTRALARQLNPRGDLTPLDSLIDFKRFHPFCLVLRKRKSTLFWGARYVRTDYTLLDVLEPGSSPSDPTDSGNFSFKNMLDARVEGEVDVPKTVKVTGTAGLSRSSTLEVQTLSVAPKALETLHQERKLAAEHPFLKEMQTRGENLYVVMEVVETVQEVTLERAGKAAGCFSLPFFAPLGLQGSINHKEAVTIPKGCILAFRVRQLMVKGKNEWDIPHIYNDDMQTFPPVVFLVSDVGEAPTDFTTLKEEVQRETEEVEKLSRVGQSSLLTCLSKLLGKKKELQDVELSLEGALDKGHEVTLEALPKDVLRSKETMGAVLYFLGALTELSEAQQKLLVKSTEKKILPIELKLVESIMEQNFLHDKEGVFPLQPELLASLGEEDLTLTEALVGLSGLEVQRSGPQYLWDPDTLPHLCALYASLSFLQLLTKAS, encoded by the exons ATGACCATGTTTGAAAATGTCACCCGGGCACTGGCCAGACAGCTAAACCCTCGAGGGGACCTGACGCCCCTTGACAGCCTCATCGACTTCAAGCGCTTCCACCCCTTCTGCCTGGtgctgaggaagaggaagagcacGCTCTTCTGGGGCGCCCGGTATGTGCGCACTGACTACACCCTCCTGGATGTGCTCGAACCCGGCAGCTCGCCTTCAG ATCCAACAGACTCTGGGAACTTTAGCTTTAAGAATATGCTGGATGCCCGAGTAGAGGGAGAGGTGGATGTGCCAAAGACAGTCAAGGTGACGGGGACGGCAGGGCTGTCCCGGAGCAGCACCCTGGAGGTGCAGACCCTCAGCGTGGCTCCCAAGGCTCTGGAGACCTTGCACCAGGAGAG GAAGCTGGCAGCAGAGCACCCGTTCCTGAAGGAGATGCAGACTCGAGGAGAGAACCTGTACGTGGTGATGGAGGTGGTGGAGACGGTACAGGAGGTCACTCTGGAGAGAGCCGGCAAAGCAGCGGGTTGTTTCTCCCTCCCATTCTTCGCCCCATTAGGGCTACAG GGATCCATAAACCACAAGGAGGCTGTAACCATTCCCAAGGGCTGCATCCTGGCCTTTCGAGTAAGACAGCTGATggtcaaaggcaaaaatgaatggG ATATTCCACATATCTACAATGACGACATGCAAACCTTCCCTCCTGTAG TTTTCCTGGTGTCTGATGTTG GGGAGGCCCCGACGGACTTCACGACACTAAAAGAAGAGGTTCAAAGAGAGACCGAAGAAGTGGAGAAGCTGAGCCGAGTAGGGCAAAGCTCCTTGCTCACCTGCCTCAGCAAACTCCTAGGGAAGAAAAAGGAGCTACAAGATGTGGAGCTCAGT CTCGAGGGGGCTTTGGACAAAGGACATGAAGTGACCCTGGAGGCACTCCCAAAAGATGTCCTACGATCAAAGGAGACTATGGGTGCGGTCCTCTATTTCCTTGGGGCTCTAACAG agCTAAGTGAAGCCCAACAGAAGCTGCTGGTAAAATCCACGGAGAAAAAGATCCTACCGATAGAGCTAAAGCTG GTGGAGAGTATAATGGAACAGAATTTCCTACATGATAAAGAGGGTGTTTTCCCCCTGCAACCTGAGCTGCTCGCCTCCCTTGGAGAAGAGGACCTGACTCTCACAGAGGCCCTAGTGGGACTGAGTGgcctggaagtgcagagatcagGCCCCCAGTACCTGTGGGACCCAGATACCCTCCCTCACCTCTGTGCCCTATATGCCAGCCTCTCCTTCCTGCAGCTGCTGACCAAGGCCTCCTAA